From Streptomyces cyaneogriseus subsp. noncyanogenus, the proteins below share one genomic window:
- a CDS encoding CGNR zinc finger domain-containing protein, translating into MALGSATAPYELRFDTGRICLDLLATAHPTERLGSVAVLRAWITGSGLVPPGTPLAHADPSWPAAFRELRAQLGPLLRGRPAPGTEPHDRALARVNDTARAAPPAPRAVRGDDGTLIRQLAQPPEPAALLGAIARDAVDLLTDPVARARLRQCEGDNCPIVYLDTSRGRRRRWCSSEICGNRERVARHRRRVALARA; encoded by the coding sequence ATGGCACTGGGTTCGGCCACGGCCCCCTACGAACTGCGGTTCGACACCGGGCGGATCTGCCTGGACCTCCTCGCCACGGCCCACCCCACCGAACGGCTCGGCTCCGTGGCGGTCCTGCGCGCCTGGATCACCGGCTCCGGACTGGTCCCGCCCGGCACCCCCCTGGCCCACGCCGACCCCTCCTGGCCGGCCGCCTTCCGCGAACTGCGCGCGCAGCTCGGCCCGTTGCTGCGCGGCCGGCCCGCACCCGGCACCGAGCCCCACGACCGCGCCCTCGCCCGCGTGAACGACACCGCCCGCGCCGCGCCCCCCGCCCCCCGCGCGGTCCGCGGCGACGACGGCACACTGATCCGGCAGCTGGCGCAGCCGCCCGAGCCGGCCGCGCTGCTCGGCGCGATCGCCCGGGACGCCGTGGACCTGCTCACCGACCCGGTCGCACGGGCGCGCCTGCGGCAGTGCGAGGGCGACAACTGCCCCATCGTCTACCTGGACACCTCCCGGGGGCGCCGCAGGCGCTGGTGCTCCAGCGAGATCTGCGGCAACCGCGAACGCGTCGCCCGCCACCGCCGCCGCGTCGCCCTCGCCCGGGCCTAG
- a CDS encoding LysR family transcriptional regulator yields the protein MPSPRHLEPRLLRAFVAVAEELHFTRAAARLYVAQQALSRDVRRLERELGAELFVRTTRQVTLTPDGERLLPHARRLLQAQDDLLAAFGQARPLLVDLNSPGLVTGRRVLELARELAPGQELMARYESGLTGAAAEILAGRLDASFGRVAGLDPALRRGLGHQPVRYEPMAVVLPEDHRLAPWEEVPLAELAGETVYAGAGNPRTPEWTDLAHHLFEGRGIEMASPVPLAVGDEEFQRVMAKTRNPVLAVVGFPAMAGTVVRPLVDPVPLSPVSLVWRKGLAHPALDALRRAAERVAAEEKWLRRPAGGWIPAIDARAMSGHN from the coding sequence ATGCCGTCACCGCGTCATCTCGAACCGCGCCTGCTGCGGGCCTTCGTCGCCGTCGCCGAGGAACTGCACTTCACCCGCGCCGCCGCCCGCCTCTACGTCGCCCAGCAGGCGCTCAGCCGCGATGTGCGGCGCCTGGAGCGGGAGCTGGGCGCCGAGCTGTTCGTCCGGACGACCCGCCAGGTGACGCTCACCCCGGACGGCGAGCGGCTGCTGCCCCACGCCCGCCGCCTGCTCCAGGCGCAGGACGACCTCCTCGCCGCCTTCGGGCAGGCCCGCCCGCTGCTGGTGGACCTCAACTCCCCGGGCCTGGTCACCGGGCGCCGCGTGCTGGAACTGGCCCGCGAACTGGCCCCGGGGCAGGAGCTGATGGCCCGCTACGAGAGCGGTCTGACCGGCGCCGCCGCCGAGATCCTCGCCGGGCGTCTCGACGCGTCGTTCGGGCGCGTCGCCGGCCTGGACCCGGCCCTGCGGCGAGGACTGGGCCACCAGCCCGTCCGCTACGAGCCGATGGCGGTCGTCCTGCCGGAGGACCACCGGCTCGCCCCGTGGGAGGAGGTGCCGCTCGCGGAACTCGCCGGGGAGACCGTGTACGCCGGGGCCGGGAACCCCCGTACGCCGGAGTGGACCGACCTCGCCCATCACCTCTTCGAGGGACGCGGCATCGAGATGGCATCACCCGTTCCGCTGGCCGTGGGGGACGAGGAGTTCCAGAGAGTCATGGCGAAGACCCGCAATCCCGTCCTCGCCGTGGTGGGTTTTCCGGCCATGGCGGGAACGGTGGTGCGGCCGCTCGTCGATCCGGTCCCGCTCTCTCCCGTGTCGCTCGTATGGCGAAAGGGGTTGGCGCACCCCGCACTTGACGCCCTGCGCCGGGCCGCGGAACGGGTCGCGGCGGAGGAGAAGTGGCTGCGACGGCCCGCCGGGGGATGGATTCCGGCCATCGATGCGCGTGCAATGTCCGGTCACAACTGA
- a CDS encoding glycosyltransferase, producing the protein MASRTRRHGAPKAARDGSRRPRLPLRLLLPVLVLVSLMAMLMLRGYVHSEILADHRVQPPAPTDRVPEEILEGGPVIDTRGGRTDSLSVPDHRLVLTFDDGPDPVWTPRVLDVLKKHDAHAVFFVTGTMASRYPDLVQRMVDEGHEIGLHTFNHPDLSFQSKERIDRELSQNQLAISGAAGIRTSLFRPPYSSFADAMDNKSWPVTEYIGSRGYLTVVNNTDSEDWKKPGVEEIIRRATPKDGKGAIVLMHDSGGDRHQTVQALDRFLPGLQKQGYEFTNLTEALGAPSAHSPVRGLDLWKGKAWIFLVQAAERITDLLVVGLAVIGSLVIGRFALMLVLSGAHARRVRRKGFRWGPPVTEPVSVLVPAYNEAKCIENTVRSLVASDHPIEVLVIDDGSSDGTARIVEAMGLPGVRVIRQLNAGKPAALNRGLANARHDIVVMMDGDTVFEPSTVRELVQPFGDPKVGAVAGNAKVGNKDTLIGAWQHIEYVMGFNLDRRMYDVLRCMPTIPGAVGAFRRSALQRVGGMSDDTLAEDTDITMALHRDGWRVVYAENARAWTEAPESVQQLWSQRYRWSYGTMQAIWKHRRALVERGPSGRFGRVGLPLVSLFMVLAPLLAPLIDIFLLYGLIFGPTEKTIVAWFGVLAIQAACAAYSFVLDRERLAPLVSLPLQQILYRQLMYVVLLQSWITALTGGRLRWQKLRRKGGVSAPPGMDAIPAQRSVGAMDGRRPVG; encoded by the coding sequence ATGGCATCCCGCACTCGCCGTCACGGCGCCCCGAAAGCGGCCCGTGACGGCTCCCGGCGACCCCGCCTGCCCTTGCGCCTGCTGCTGCCGGTGCTCGTCCTCGTCTCCCTGATGGCGATGCTCATGCTGCGCGGGTACGTGCACAGCGAGATCCTCGCCGACCACCGCGTCCAGCCCCCCGCCCCCACCGACCGGGTGCCCGAGGAGATCCTGGAGGGCGGCCCGGTCATCGACACCCGCGGCGGCCGCACCGACAGCCTGAGCGTGCCCGACCACCGCCTGGTCCTCACCTTCGACGACGGCCCCGACCCGGTCTGGACGCCCAGGGTGCTGGACGTGCTGAAGAAGCACGACGCGCACGCGGTCTTCTTCGTCACCGGCACCATGGCCTCCCGCTACCCGGACCTGGTCCAGCGCATGGTCGACGAGGGCCACGAGATCGGCCTGCACACCTTCAACCACCCCGATCTCTCCTTCCAGTCCAAGGAGCGCATCGACCGGGAGCTGTCCCAGAACCAGCTCGCGATATCCGGCGCGGCCGGCATCCGCACCTCCCTCTTCCGCCCCCCGTACTCCTCCTTCGCCGACGCCATGGACAACAAGTCCTGGCCGGTCACCGAGTACATCGGCAGCCGCGGCTACCTCACCGTCGTCAACAACACCGACAGCGAGGACTGGAAGAAGCCCGGCGTCGAGGAGATCATCCGCCGCGCCACACCGAAGGACGGCAAGGGCGCCATCGTCCTCATGCACGACTCCGGCGGCGACCGCCACCAGACCGTGCAGGCCCTGGACCGGTTCCTGCCCGGACTGCAGAAGCAGGGCTACGAGTTCACCAACCTCACCGAGGCGCTGGGCGCGCCGAGCGCCCACAGCCCGGTCCGCGGCCTCGACCTGTGGAAGGGCAAGGCGTGGATCTTCCTGGTCCAGGCGGCCGAGCGGATCACCGACCTTCTCGTGGTGGGCCTGGCGGTCATCGGCTCCCTCGTCATCGGCCGCTTCGCCCTCATGCTCGTCCTGTCCGGCGCCCACGCCCGCCGCGTGCGACGCAAGGGCTTCCGCTGGGGCCCGCCGGTCACCGAACCGGTGTCGGTGCTGGTCCCGGCGTACAACGAGGCCAAGTGCATCGAGAACACCGTCCGTTCGCTCGTGGCCAGTGACCACCCCATCGAGGTCCTCGTCATCGACGACGGCTCCTCCGACGGCACCGCCCGCATCGTCGAGGCGATGGGCCTGCCCGGGGTCCGGGTGATCCGCCAGCTCAACGCGGGCAAGCCGGCCGCCCTCAACCGCGGTCTGGCCAACGCCCGGCACGACATCGTCGTCATGATGGACGGCGACACGGTCTTCGAACCGTCCACGGTCCGCGAGCTGGTCCAGCCCTTCGGCGACCCGAAGGTCGGCGCCGTGGCGGGCAACGCCAAGGTCGGCAACAAGGACACCCTCATCGGCGCCTGGCAGCACATCGAGTACGTGATGGGCTTCAACCTCGACCGCCGCATGTACGACGTGCTGCGCTGCATGCCGACGATCCCGGGCGCCGTCGGCGCCTTCCGCCGCTCCGCCCTGCAACGCGTCGGTGGCATGAGCGACGACACGCTCGCCGAGGACACCGACATCACCATGGCGCTGCACCGCGACGGCTGGCGCGTGGTCTACGCGGAGAACGCCCGCGCCTGGACCGAGGCCCCGGAGTCCGTGCAGCAGTTGTGGTCCCAGCGCTACCGCTGGTCGTACGGCACCATGCAGGCGATCTGGAAGCACCGGCGCGCCCTGGTCGAGCGCGGGCCCTCGGGCCGCTTCGGCCGGGTCGGCCTGCCCCTGGTCTCCCTGTTCATGGTCCTGGCCCCGCTGCTCGCCCCCCTGATCGACATCTTCCTGCTGTACGGCCTGATCTTCGGCCCCACCGAGAAGACGATCGTGGCGTGGTTCGGCGTGCTGGCCATCCAGGCGGCCTGCGCGGCCTACTCCTTCGTCCTCGACCGCGAGCGGCTCGCCCCGCTCGTCTCACTGCCCCTCCAGCAGATCCTCTACCGCCAGCTCATGTACGTCGTGCTGCTCCAGTCCTGGATCACCGCGCTGACCGGCGGCCGGCTGCGCTGGCAGAAGCTGCGGCGCAAGGGCGGCGTCTCGGCGCCGCCGGGCATGGACGCCATTCCCGCCCAGCGGTCGGTGGGGGCCATGGACGGGCGGCGGCCCGTCGGATGA
- a CDS encoding uroporphyrinogen-III synthase, producing MDDEQQRPDHGPLAGFTVGVTAARRADELGALLQRRGAAVLHAPALRIVPLADDSELLAATKQLIDQAPDVVVATTAIGFRGWVEAADGWGLGEALLDRLRSVELLARGPKVKGAVRAAGLTEQWSPSSESMAEVLDRLLEEGVDGRRIAVQLHGEPLPGFVEALRAGGAEVVGVPVYRWLPPEDLGPVDRLLDAAVSRGVDALTFTSAPAAASLLNRAEERGLLPALLTALGHDVLPACVGPVTALPLQAHGVDTVQPERFRLGPLVQLLCRELPARARALPIAGHRLEIRGHAVLVDDELRPVPPAGMALLRALSRRPGWVVPRAELLRALPGAGRDEHAVETAMARLRTALGAPKLIQTVVKRGYRLALDPAADAKYADA from the coding sequence ATGGACGACGAACAGCAGCGACCCGACCACGGCCCCCTGGCCGGCTTCACCGTAGGGGTGACCGCCGCCCGCCGGGCCGACGAACTGGGGGCCCTCCTCCAGCGGCGCGGAGCCGCCGTCCTGCACGCCCCCGCCCTGCGGATCGTGCCCCTCGCCGACGACAGCGAGCTCCTCGCCGCCACCAAGCAGCTCATCGACCAGGCGCCCGACGTGGTCGTGGCCACCACCGCGATCGGGTTCCGGGGCTGGGTCGAGGCCGCCGACGGATGGGGGCTGGGCGAGGCACTGCTGGACCGGCTGCGGTCCGTGGAGCTGCTGGCGCGCGGCCCCAAGGTCAAGGGCGCGGTGCGGGCCGCCGGGCTGACCGAACAGTGGTCGCCGTCGTCCGAGTCCATGGCCGAGGTGCTCGACCGGCTGCTGGAGGAGGGCGTCGACGGCCGCCGGATCGCCGTCCAGCTGCACGGCGAGCCGCTGCCCGGGTTCGTGGAGGCGCTGCGGGCGGGCGGCGCCGAGGTCGTCGGGGTGCCGGTCTACCGGTGGCTGCCGCCGGAGGACCTCGGCCCCGTCGACCGGCTGCTGGACGCCGCCGTCTCCCGCGGTGTGGACGCCCTGACCTTCACCAGCGCGCCCGCCGCCGCGTCCCTGCTGAACCGCGCCGAGGAGCGCGGCCTGCTGCCCGCGCTGCTCACCGCCCTCGGTCATGACGTCCTGCCGGCCTGCGTCGGCCCGGTCACCGCGCTGCCGCTCCAGGCGCACGGCGTGGACACCGTCCAGCCCGAGCGCTTCCGCCTCGGCCCCCTCGTCCAACTGCTGTGCCGGGAACTCCCGGCCCGCGCACGGGCGTTGCCCATCGCCGGGCACCGGCTGGAGATCCGCGGGCACGCCGTGCTGGTCGACGACGAGCTCAGGCCCGTACCCCCCGCCGGGATGGCGCTGCTGCGGGCCCTGTCCCGGCGGCCCGGCTGGGTCGTGCCCCGCGCGGAGCTGCTGCGCGCGCTGCCGGGCGCCGGGCGCGACGAGCACGCGGTGGAGACGGCGATGGCCCGGCTGCGCACGGCCCTCGGGGCGCCGAAGCTGATCCAGACCGTCGTCAAGCGCGGCTACCGGCTGGCGCTGGACCCGGCCGCCGACGCCAAGTACGCCGACGCCTGA
- a CDS encoding nitrate/nitrite transporter — protein sequence MTAPSTTSAPPDRGGRWIQHWDPEDETFWKETGEKVARRNLLFSVLSEHIGFSVWTLWSVLVLFMGPEYGLTPADKFLLTSVVTLVGAVVRVPYTFAIAVFGGRNWTVISAALLLVPTVAAFTVMEPGTSFTTFLLVGLLAGIGGGNFASSMTNINAFFPLRKKGWALGLNAGGGNIGVPVIQLAALAIIGAGGGPRVLLGIYIPLVVVAATLAWLRMDNIASVKNDTGAAKDAARDAHTWIMSFIYVGTFGSFIGYSFAFGQVLQNQFGRTPLEAAYVTFIGPLLGSLIRPLGGSLADRYGGARITLWNFVAMAAATAVLVAAAMRESLGLFTVAFVVLFVLSGLGNGSTFKMIPGIFQRKALARGLTGEEAARYGRRLSGASMGLIGAVGALGGVGINLAFRQSFLSYGTGTGAFVAFLVFYAACFAVTWAVYLRRPAARGATPTATGGKAELSYAEV from the coding sequence ATGACAGCCCCGAGCACAACGTCCGCACCCCCGGACAGGGGTGGCCGCTGGATCCAGCACTGGGACCCCGAGGACGAGACGTTCTGGAAGGAGACGGGGGAGAAGGTCGCCCGGCGCAACCTGCTCTTCTCCGTGCTCTCCGAGCACATCGGCTTCTCGGTGTGGACCCTGTGGTCGGTGCTGGTGCTCTTCATGGGCCCGGAGTACGGGCTGACCCCGGCCGACAAGTTCCTGCTCACCTCGGTGGTCACCCTGGTCGGCGCGGTGGTGCGGGTCCCCTACACCTTCGCCATCGCCGTCTTCGGCGGCCGGAACTGGACGGTGATCTCGGCCGCGCTCCTCCTCGTGCCCACCGTCGCGGCCTTCACGGTGATGGAGCCCGGCACCTCCTTCACCACCTTCCTCCTCGTCGGCCTGCTCGCGGGCATCGGCGGCGGCAACTTCGCCTCCTCCATGACCAACATCAACGCCTTCTTCCCGCTCCGGAAGAAGGGCTGGGCCCTGGGATTGAACGCCGGCGGCGGCAACATCGGCGTGCCCGTCATCCAGCTCGCCGCCCTCGCGATCATCGGGGCCGGCGGCGGCCCGCGCGTGCTGCTCGGCATCTACATCCCGCTCGTCGTCGTCGCGGCCACCCTCGCCTGGCTCCGCATGGACAACATCGCGTCCGTGAAGAACGACACCGGCGCCGCCAAGGACGCCGCGCGGGACGCCCACACCTGGATCATGTCGTTCATCTACGTCGGCACGTTCGGCTCGTTCATCGGTTACAGCTTCGCCTTCGGGCAGGTCCTGCAGAACCAGTTCGGCCGTACGCCGCTGGAGGCCGCGTACGTCACCTTCATCGGCCCGCTGCTCGGCTCGCTGATCCGGCCGCTGGGCGGCTCGCTCGCCGACCGGTACGGCGGGGCGCGGATCACGCTGTGGAACTTCGTCGCCATGGCGGCGGCCACCGCGGTCCTCGTCGCCGCCGCCATGCGGGAGTCGCTCGGCCTGTTCACCGTCGCCTTCGTGGTGCTGTTCGTGCTCAGCGGGCTCGGCAACGGCTCCACGTTCAAGATGATCCCGGGCATCTTCCAGCGCAAGGCCCTGGCGCGGGGCCTGACGGGGGAGGAGGCCGCCCGCTACGGACGCCGGCTCTCCGGTGCCTCCATGGGCCTGATCGGCGCGGTCGGCGCGCTCGGCGGCGTCGGCATCAACCTCGCCTTCCGGCAGTCGTTCCTCTCCTACGGCACCGGCACCGGCGCCTTCGTCGCCTTCCTCGTCTTCTACGCCGCCTGCTTCGCCGTGACCTGGGCCGTATACCTTCGCCGCCCGGCCGCCAGGGGCGCCACCCCCACCGCGACCGGGGGGAAGGCGGAGTTGAGCTACGCCGAGGTGTGA
- a CDS encoding HelD family protein, producing the protein MAAQAQQVSAVDSVPDGHDSVREREIRIEQEHLDRVYHRLEEKIHEAEFLMNDAARRGQVGTPGALAERDAQVFRAGIHLNRLHSEYEDFLFGRIDLLLGKDGKKGPDGAYTAVEPAEGAVREDGTADIAETLHIGRMGVLDEDYTPLVIDWRAPAAAPFYRSTPVDPGRVVRRRVIRSKGRRVLGVEDDLMRPELTARLDGRELAVIGDGALMAALGRSRGHTMRDIVASIQAEQDLVIRAPAASVTYVEGGPGTGKTAVALHRAAYLLYQDRRRYAGGILIVSPTPLLVAYTEGVLPSLGEEGQVAIRAMGSLVDGAEATLYDSPSVARAKGSSRMLKVLRRAARGALERNGSPDRLRVVAFGRRLELEAEELAEIRRTALGGTAPVNLLRPRARKLLLDALWGRSGAAGRHTDPELAAELRSSFDEDVTSEDAFVAFLDAWWPELTPREVLAAMADDKRLGRWSRRVLNPGEVRKVARSLQREGYSVHDIALLDELQAILGAPARPRRKREMDPLDQLTGLQELMPVREETQWERAERLAQERTEYAHVIVDEAQDLTPMQWRMVGRRGRHATWTIVGDPAQSSWSDPDEAAAARDEALGSRPRRRFRLTVNYRNPAEIADLASRVLALAMPGSEPPSAVRSTGVEPRFTVAGDSLGQTVREEAARLLERVDGTVGVVVAMQRREEARRWLAGLGDRVVALGSLEAKGLEYDATLVVSPAEIADESPAGLRVLYVALTRATQQLTVVSGQRDEPDAAGVPDLLRD; encoded by the coding sequence GTGGCCGCACAGGCGCAACAGGTATCGGCGGTCGACTCGGTACCGGACGGTCACGACTCCGTCCGCGAACGAGAGATCCGTATCGAACAGGAACACCTGGACCGGGTGTACCACCGCCTCGAGGAGAAGATCCACGAGGCCGAGTTCCTGATGAACGACGCGGCCCGGCGCGGCCAGGTCGGCACACCCGGCGCGCTCGCCGAACGCGACGCGCAGGTCTTCCGCGCGGGCATCCACCTCAACCGCCTGCACAGCGAGTACGAGGACTTCCTCTTCGGCCGGATCGACCTGCTGCTCGGCAAGGACGGCAAGAAGGGCCCCGACGGCGCGTACACCGCCGTGGAACCGGCCGAGGGTGCCGTGCGCGAGGACGGCACGGCCGACATCGCCGAGACCCTCCACATCGGCCGTATGGGCGTCCTGGACGAGGACTACACCCCGCTGGTCATCGACTGGCGGGCCCCCGCCGCCGCCCCCTTCTACCGCTCCACCCCGGTCGACCCCGGACGGGTGGTGCGCCGCCGTGTCATCCGCTCCAAGGGGCGGCGGGTCCTCGGCGTCGAGGACGACCTGATGCGCCCCGAGCTGACGGCGCGCCTGGACGGCCGGGAGCTGGCCGTCATCGGCGACGGCGCGCTGATGGCCGCCCTCGGCCGGTCCCGCGGCCACACCATGCGGGACATCGTCGCCTCCATCCAGGCCGAGCAGGACCTGGTCATCCGCGCCCCCGCCGCCTCCGTGACCTACGTCGAGGGCGGCCCCGGCACCGGCAAGACCGCCGTGGCCCTGCACCGCGCGGCCTACCTGCTCTACCAGGACCGGCGCCGTTACGCGGGCGGCATCCTGATCGTCTCCCCGACCCCTCTCCTGGTCGCCTACACCGAGGGCGTGCTGCCCTCCCTCGGCGAGGAGGGCCAGGTCGCCATCCGCGCCATGGGCTCCCTGGTGGACGGGGCGGAGGCCACGCTGTACGACTCCCCGTCCGTGGCCCGCGCCAAGGGTTCCTCCCGCATGCTGAAGGTGCTGCGCAGGGCCGCGCGCGGCGCCCTGGAGCGGAACGGTTCGCCGGACCGGCTGCGCGTCGTCGCCTTCGGCCGCCGGCTCGAACTGGAGGCCGAGGAGCTGGCGGAGATCCGCCGCACCGCCCTCGGCGGCACCGCCCCCGTGAACCTGCTGCGCCCCCGCGCCCGCAAGCTGCTGCTGGACGCGCTGTGGGGCAGGTCCGGCGCCGCCGGCCGCCACACCGACCCCGAGCTCGCCGCCGAGCTGCGCTCCTCCTTCGACGAGGACGTCACGAGCGAGGACGCCTTCGTCGCGTTCCTCGACGCCTGGTGGCCCGAGCTGACCCCGCGGGAGGTGCTGGCGGCCATGGCGGACGACAAGCGGCTGGGCCGCTGGTCCCGGCGGGTCCTCAACCCCGGCGAGGTCCGCAAGGTCGCCCGCTCGCTCCAGCGCGAGGGGTACTCCGTGCACGACATCGCGCTGCTGGACGAGCTCCAGGCCATCCTCGGCGCCCCCGCCCGGCCCCGCCGCAAGCGCGAGATGGACCCGCTGGACCAGCTCACCGGCCTCCAGGAGCTGATGCCGGTGCGCGAGGAGACCCAGTGGGAGCGGGCCGAGCGGCTGGCGCAGGAGCGCACCGAGTACGCGCACGTCATCGTCGACGAGGCCCAGGACCTCACGCCGATGCAGTGGCGGATGGTGGGCCGGCGCGGCCGGCACGCCACCTGGACGATCGTCGGCGACCCAGCCCAGTCCTCCTGGTCCGACCCCGACGAGGCCGCCGCGGCCCGCGACGAGGCCCTCGGCAGCCGCCCGCGCCGCCGCTTCCGCCTCACCGTGAACTACCGCAACCCGGCCGAGATCGCCGACCTGGCCTCCCGGGTGCTGGCCCTGGCCATGCCCGGCTCCGAACCGCCGTCCGCGGTGCGCTCCACCGGCGTGGAGCCCCGCTTCACGGTCGCGGGCGACTCGCTCGGACAGACCGTCCGCGAGGAGGCCGCGCGGCTGCTGGAGCGGGTCGACGGCACGGTCGGCGTCGTCGTGGCCATGCAGCGCCGCGAGGAGGCCCGGCGCTGGCTGGCGGGGCTCGGGGACCGGGTGGTGGCGCTCGGCAGCCTGGAGGCCAAGGGCCTGGAGTACGACGCGACGCTCGTCGTCTCCCCGGCCGAGATCGCCGACGAGTCGCCGGCCGGCCTGCGGGTGCTCTACGTCGCCCTGACCCGCGCCACCCAGCAGCTCACGGTCGTCTCCGGGCAGCGGGACGAGCCCGACGCGGCGGGGGTGCCGGACCTGTTGCGGGACTGA
- a CDS encoding acyltransferase family protein, producing the protein MTTPHHPGPVPTAPSTTTQKAPVVTASPVPPPGAQTIPPTASPATAPATDPVDGAAPARRAPVRDRYFDLLRALALFRVVLYHLTGWAWLPVLFPSMGVMFALAGNLMARSLKRPAVQVVRSRMRRLLPPLWLLGAVGVTGMLLQGWGPDGEEHPGWWWFHLAFWILPLSDPPYAEGVQGIHGVLGDDWAAELAGPLWYIRAYLWYVLLSPLLLRALRVVPWVTILAPVALAAALEFGYLELPGERLPSAVDDFSTFGACWVLGMAYREGVFQRVPRYVVPSVAPIIACVGLWYALNHDFRTGHDLDSIPFAEALWSLGTVMLLLHISPTWNEWPRRLRRWDRLITLLNSRAVTIYLWHNVCILAAATMWDQLWGVDVLGEHFSWLLDSPWPVLVFTWVLIGGCVVWFGWMEDIAAKRRPRLWPDGSTPAPAAGHRRA; encoded by the coding sequence ATGACGACCCCGCACCACCCCGGCCCCGTGCCCACAGCCCCGAGTACCACCACCCAGAAAGCCCCGGTCGTGACCGCTTCACCCGTGCCGCCCCCCGGGGCGCAGACCATCCCGCCGACCGCCTCGCCGGCGACCGCGCCGGCCACCGATCCGGTGGACGGCGCGGCACCGGCCCGGCGCGCCCCCGTCCGGGACCGCTACTTCGACCTGCTGCGCGCGCTGGCCCTCTTCCGGGTGGTCCTGTACCACCTGACGGGCTGGGCCTGGCTGCCCGTCCTGTTCCCGTCCATGGGCGTGATGTTCGCCCTCGCGGGCAACCTCATGGCCCGCTCCCTCAAGCGCCCCGCGGTCCAGGTCGTGCGCAGCCGGATGCGCCGCCTGCTGCCGCCGCTGTGGCTGCTCGGGGCGGTGGGCGTGACCGGCATGCTGCTCCAGGGCTGGGGCCCGGACGGCGAGGAGCACCCGGGCTGGTGGTGGTTCCACCTGGCGTTCTGGATCCTGCCGCTGAGCGACCCGCCCTACGCCGAGGGAGTCCAGGGCATCCACGGCGTCCTCGGCGACGACTGGGCCGCCGAACTGGCCGGACCGCTGTGGTACATCCGCGCCTACCTCTGGTACGTGCTGCTCTCCCCGCTGCTGCTGCGCGCCCTGCGGGTCGTGCCGTGGGTGACGATCCTGGCGCCGGTCGCCCTGGCGGCCGCCCTCGAGTTCGGCTACCTGGAGCTGCCCGGCGAGCGCCTCCCCTCCGCCGTCGACGACTTCAGCACCTTCGGGGCGTGCTGGGTCCTCGGCATGGCCTACCGGGAAGGCGTCTTCCAGCGCGTTCCCCGGTACGTCGTCCCGTCCGTGGCGCCGATCATCGCGTGCGTGGGCCTGTGGTACGCCCTGAACCACGACTTCCGGACCGGCCACGACCTCGACAGCATCCCCTTCGCCGAGGCCCTGTGGTCCCTCGGCACGGTGATGCTGCTGCTGCACATCAGCCCCACCTGGAACGAGTGGCCGCGCCGGCTGCGCCGCTGGGACCGGCTGATCACCCTGCTCAACTCGCGCGCCGTCACCATCTACCTCTGGCACAACGTGTGCATCCTGGCCGCCGCGACCATGTGGGACCAGCTCTGGGGCGTCGACGTGCTGGGGGAGCACTTCTCCTGGCTGCTGGACAGCCCGTGGCCGGTCCTGGTGTTCACCTGGGTGCTCATCGGCGGCTGTGTCGTCTGGTTCGGGTGGATGGAGGACATCGCCGCCAAGCGCAGGCCGCGGCTGTGGCCGGACGGCAGCACTCCCGCCCCGGCGGCGGGACACCGCAGGGCGTAG